A single bacterium BMS3Abin11 DNA region contains:
- a CDS encoding citrate transporter: MNKLADEEQTIANPGIISPKQIIAAVVFAGLALYLATIVPTTEIAWISAILMLTIYLFAFEVVGVDVAAVTIMVLLGLTTFLAPLMGLEQGLVDNKHLFDGFASNAVMSIIAVMIIGAGLDRTGIMGTVAALILKYGGTTEKRIIPIVSATVGVISSFMQNVGAAALFLPVVSRISARSGLPMSRLLMPMGFTAILGGTMTMVGSSPLILLNDLILSSNKALPAEQQMETWGLFSVTPVGIVLITAGIIYFVVAGRFVLPATRSESNTRGTDPMRYFHDVYGVDYTLNELVVPDASELVGKKLDDIETIYRVRIIASKRPGEEPRVGPGAHARDTEIRKGMVLGVIADPGDLTHFVEKYGLKKRKGLRSFSESLAATKAGIAEVVIPPGSSLIGKSARDIWMRKTYGLAMIGLHRNGETMREGDDIRNLPFQAGDTLVVHTSWETLARTEKDRNFVVVTTEYPREELRPNKVLAAAISFSIALALVLFTDIRLSVALLTGAMGMVLSGVLNIEEAYEAVSWKTVFLLASLIPLGLAVETTGTAKWIADQVLVVVGHMPIWVIQTSVAVLATFFTLVMSNVGATVLLVPLAVNIAIGAGASPAVFALTVALATSNSFLLPTHQVNALIMGPGGYRVVDFMKAGGGMTVLFLVVLIIMMSLVF; this comes from the coding sequence ATGAACAAACTTGCGGATGAAGAACAAACTATCGCAAATCCAGGGATTATTTCACCAAAACAAATTATTGCAGCAGTAGTCTTTGCAGGGCTTGCGCTGTATCTGGCAACCATAGTGCCCACAACTGAGATTGCATGGATTAGCGCGATTCTGATGCTGACGATCTATCTGTTTGCGTTTGAAGTGGTGGGAGTTGATGTTGCAGCAGTAACTATAATGGTGCTGTTGGGGCTGACAACGTTCCTAGCACCATTGATGGGTTTGGAACAGGGTCTGGTGGATAATAAGCACCTGTTTGATGGCTTCGCTTCAAACGCAGTAATGTCCATCATTGCTGTCATGATAATTGGAGCCGGTCTCGATAGGACAGGCATCATGGGTACGGTGGCAGCACTAATACTCAAATATGGCGGCACCACAGAGAAGCGCATAATTCCAATTGTTTCTGCCACAGTAGGGGTGATCTCATCGTTTATGCAGAATGTTGGGGCTGCTGCGCTTTTCCTGCCGGTAGTTTCGAGAATATCTGCTCGCTCGGGACTACCTATGTCGCGCTTGCTCATGCCTATGGGTTTTACTGCAATTCTTGGTGGTACCATGACTATGGTGGGTTCAAGCCCATTGATCCTGTTGAATGACCTGATTCTAAGCTCTAACAAAGCACTTCCAGCAGAACAGCAGATGGAGACCTGGGGCCTGTTTTCAGTTACCCCGGTAGGGATTGTATTGATAACAGCAGGTATTATTTATTTTGTAGTCGCGGGCCGCTTCGTATTACCCGCAACCAGAAGTGAGAGTAATACTCGCGGTACTGACCCGATGAGATATTTTCATGATGTTTATGGCGTAGATTACACGCTTAACGAACTGGTGGTTCCAGATGCCAGTGAGCTGGTTGGAAAAAAGCTGGATGATATAGAGACAATTTACCGGGTGCGGATAATCGCCAGTAAGCGTCCCGGTGAGGAACCAAGAGTTGGCCCCGGAGCCCATGCACGCGATACTGAGATACGGAAAGGGATGGTGTTAGGTGTGATAGCGGATCCTGGCGATCTGACGCACTTCGTAGAGAAATACGGTTTGAAAAAACGTAAAGGGCTGAGGAGCTTTTCTGAATCACTAGCCGCCACTAAAGCCGGTATTGCCGAGGTGGTTATCCCCCCCGGTTCCAGCCTGATAGGAAAAAGTGCCCGTGATATCTGGATGCGCAAGACTTATGGTCTGGCAATGATAGGACTTCATCGTAACGGTGAAACGATGCGAGAGGGAGACGATATAAGAAATTTACCGTTTCAGGCTGGTGACACACTTGTAGTACATACATCCTGGGAGACGCTGGCAAGGACAGAAAAGGATCGCAACTTTGTCGTAGTGACTACTGAATATCCGCGTGAGGAATTACGGCCGAACAAAGTATTAGCTGCCGCGATTAGCTTTTCCATTGCACTGGCTTTAGTTCTGTTTACGGATATACGACTTTCCGTAGCATTGTTGACAGGCGCAATGGGAATGGTTCTTTCGGGCGTATTAAATATCGAAGAGGCCTATGAGGCAGTGAGCTGGAAAACGGTTTTCCTGCTGGCTTCACTTATACCCTTAGGGCTGGCAGTTGAGACTACCGGTACGGCAAAGTGGATTGCAGATCAGGTGCTTGTAGTAGTTGGGCATATGCCCATTTGGGTCATTCAGACCTCAGTAGCTGTGCTGGCGACTTTTTTCACCCTGGTCATGTCGAATGTCGGGGCAACAGTTTTGCTAGTACCTCTTGCTGTCAATATTGCTATAGGAGCGGGTGCCAGCCCGGCTGTGTTTGCCTTGACCGTAGCCCTTGCGACTTCAAATTCATTCCTTCTTCCTACACATCAGGTAAATGCCCTGATTATGGGACCAGGCGGATATCGGGTTGTAGATTTTATGAAAGCAGGCGGGGGTATGACTGTGCTATTTCTTGTTGTGCTGATAATTATGATGAGTTTGGTGTTCTAG
- the argB gene encoding acetylglutamate kinase — MNTPNISAQQRAGILAEALPYLKRFRKKTIVVKYGGNAMVDESLKEGFARDIVLMKLVGINPVIVHGGGPQINQLLDKIGKESQFIKGMRVTDRETMDVVEMVLGGLVNKEIVTLLNRHGGKAVGLSGKDGGLLHARKMVLESDADPALSAPEIIDIGHVGEVESVDPEIVKLLESGEFIPVIAPIGADNEGQTYNINADIVAGTIARTLMAEKLILMTNTTGVLDESGDVVTGLSATEVDQLVKSGVIHGGMLPKVACALDAVKSGVKTAHIIDGRVKHALLLEVFSDEGVGTLISG, encoded by the coding sequence ATGAACACACCTAACATATCAGCACAGCAAAGAGCCGGCATACTTGCTGAAGCATTGCCGTATCTTAAGCGTTTTCGGAAGAAGACTATCGTCGTCAAGTATGGCGGTAATGCTATGGTGGATGAAAGCCTGAAAGAAGGTTTTGCGCGTGACATAGTCCTGATGAAGCTGGTGGGTATCAACCCGGTTATTGTGCATGGCGGTGGACCGCAGATTAATCAACTGCTGGATAAAATCGGCAAGGAAAGCCAGTTTATTAAAGGCATGAGGGTAACCGACCGTGAGACCATGGATGTGGTTGAGATGGTACTTGGTGGTCTGGTCAACAAGGAGATCGTTACCCTGCTGAATCGTCACGGTGGTAAGGCAGTGGGTCTGTCCGGTAAAGACGGCGGCTTGTTACACGCCCGCAAGATGGTGCTTGAAAGCGACGCGGATCCTGCACTCAGTGCGCCCGAAATTATCGACATTGGTCATGTTGGTGAAGTGGAAAGCGTTGACCCGGAAATTGTAAAGCTGCTGGAGTCAGGTGAGTTTATTCCCGTTATAGCACCTATCGGTGCTGATAATGAAGGGCAGACCTACAACATCAATGCTGACATCGTGGCCGGCACTATTGCGCGTACTTTGATGGCAGAGAAGCTGATACTGATGACAAACACTACCGGTGTACTAGACGAGAGCGGCGATGTAGTGACGGGTTTGAGTGCCACTGAAGTTGATCAACTGGTGAAATCTGGTGTCATCCACGGTGGTATGTTGCCCAAGGTTGCCTGTGCACTGGATGCCGTAAAGTCCGGTGTTAAGACTGCACATATTATTGATGGCAGGGTAAAGCATGCTTTGTTGCTGGAAGTGTTTTCTGATGAAGGTGTTGGGACATTAATTTCTGGCTAG
- the pknD_2 gene encoding serine/threonine-protein kinase PknD encodes MLKLLKKIIIGLVAFVIGLVFIVWLVWIPSATGPGYSYVLSWGSKGSAAGQFNDPIGIATTATEVFVSDARNARIQVFDYDGRFIRQFGKKGDGPGELGRPMNLTIAKNELYVADYFNDRIQVFSLDGTPLRSIGKGGSGPGEFNAPGGVAVGVNGDLYVADFYGQRVEQLSSDGQFIRQWGNTGKIGILAGEFNYPTDVAVADDGTVYVADGYNDRVQVFDEQGQFVRKWGGPFGMDIFGPFNGWFATVTSITLDAQGNILVADFYNNRVQKFTPQGKFLSSFGKKGTGEGQFRKAIAVAVGADGSIFVTDFLNNRVQKWKPKP; translated from the coding sequence ATGTTAAAACTCCTTAAAAAAATAATCATCGGGCTGGTCGCCTTTGTCATTGGTCTGGTGTTTATTGTCTGGTTGGTGTGGATCCCGAGCGCGACGGGACCAGGTTACAGCTATGTCCTGTCATGGGGCAGCAAGGGTAGCGCCGCAGGTCAGTTTAATGACCCCATCGGCATAGCCACAACGGCTACCGAGGTGTTTGTTAGCGATGCTAGAAATGCGCGCATTCAGGTATTTGATTACGACGGCAGGTTTATTCGCCAGTTTGGCAAGAAAGGTGATGGCCCGGGTGAGCTCGGACGGCCCATGAATCTGACCATAGCGAAGAATGAACTCTATGTTGCCGACTATTTTAATGACCGGATTCAGGTTTTTAGTCTCGATGGCACGCCGCTACGTAGCATTGGCAAAGGTGGCAGTGGCCCCGGAGAATTCAATGCACCGGGTGGCGTCGCTGTCGGCGTAAATGGTGATCTGTATGTGGCCGATTTTTATGGACAGCGTGTCGAACAGCTTTCGAGTGATGGTCAGTTCATCAGGCAGTGGGGCAATACCGGCAAGATTGGTATCCTGGCAGGTGAGTTTAACTATCCCACCGATGTTGCCGTAGCCGATGATGGCACCGTGTATGTGGCTGATGGCTACAATGATCGGGTTCAGGTGTTCGATGAACAAGGACAGTTTGTCCGTAAATGGGGCGGGCCGTTCGGCATGGATATCTTTGGCCCGTTTAATGGCTGGTTCGCGACAGTGACCAGCATCACGCTGGACGCACAGGGCAATATACTGGTTGCCGATTTTTATAATAACCGGGTGCAAAAATTCACCCCGCAAGGAAAGTTTCTTAGCAGCTTTGGCAAAAAAGGTACTGGCGAAGGGCAGTTTCGAAAGGCCATCGCTGTTGCCGTGGGTGCCGACGGATCAATATTTGTTACTGATTTCCTGAATAACCGAGTCCAGAAATGGAAACCTAAACCTTAA
- the arnT_3 gene encoding undecaprenyl phosphate-alpha-4-amino-4-deoxy-L-arabinose arabinosyl transferase, producing the protein MKSSRSTVFPVVFLLGAFTFVMLFQGSRGLWEPDEGRYTGIASQMIRSADYLHPAFNDDLKHYAKPPFTYWAIASALNMTGFNEWSARLPNAIAFSFTVLLLFLLARTITPARPWLPPLIYLSFLFPSLAANVVTTDTLLTLWETLAVFGFVAYWKDRSRRRKFPVMLMWFGFGMAFITKGPPGLLPLLVILAFVVFIEGRRAVTGLFSIAGIVIFIVFGFGWYIAIIISQPDLVSYFFYDEFINRIATGVHHRNAQWYGAFVIYGPTLILGTLPWTLPLLRAVKDCRQSIFSRSWWKLKREEDPFTVFLILWLVIPLTIFFLARSRLPLYILPLFPALALVVGKLLSSWQPGKSIKYAFVAWLIFLPGLKWVLSVIPYKYDSRPVAQAIAAKFNPPPAEINFVDIKPFWGLSFYLKAEVERINLDRKQSAHKGEDSLEQELASEDVPMLLIARKDQKEIILTRLHDIGYADLNSWQQGDWLYITPNSRLDWKLTVKD; encoded by the coding sequence ATGAAATCATCTCGCTCTACCGTTTTTCCAGTTGTATTCCTGCTTGGCGCGTTTACTTTTGTCATGCTTTTTCAGGGCTCAAGAGGTCTCTGGGAGCCAGATGAGGGCCGGTATACTGGTATTGCCAGTCAAATGATACGTAGTGCAGATTATTTGCATCCTGCGTTTAATGATGATCTGAAGCATTATGCAAAACCCCCTTTCACCTACTGGGCAATTGCATCAGCACTAAATATGACCGGTTTCAATGAGTGGAGCGCACGTTTACCAAATGCCATTGCGTTTTCTTTCACCGTGCTTCTGTTATTCTTACTTGCCAGGACGATTACTCCAGCCAGACCCTGGTTACCGCCGCTCATTTATCTTTCTTTCCTGTTTCCATCTCTTGCGGCAAACGTCGTCACTACAGATACGCTACTGACACTTTGGGAAACTTTGGCAGTATTCGGGTTTGTTGCGTACTGGAAGGATAGAAGTCGACGGCGAAAGTTTCCTGTTATGCTGATGTGGTTTGGTTTTGGCATGGCATTTATTACCAAAGGTCCACCAGGCCTGTTGCCATTACTTGTAATCCTGGCTTTCGTCGTATTCATTGAGGGTAGACGTGCTGTTACTGGACTTTTTAGCATCGCGGGAATAGTAATTTTTATTGTATTTGGTTTTGGCTGGTATATTGCGATAATAATATCTCAGCCTGATCTGGTTTCGTATTTTTTCTATGATGAATTTATTAATCGGATTGCTACCGGAGTCCATCATCGAAATGCGCAGTGGTATGGTGCGTTTGTTATTTATGGGCCAACTTTAATTCTGGGCACATTGCCGTGGACACTTCCTTTGTTGCGTGCAGTGAAAGATTGCAGGCAATCCATTTTCTCCAGATCCTGGTGGAAATTAAAACGGGAAGAGGATCCATTTACTGTATTCCTTATACTCTGGCTAGTTATTCCGCTGACGATCTTTTTTCTGGCCAGATCCCGGCTACCGTTGTATATCCTGCCATTATTTCCTGCACTAGCCCTGGTTGTAGGAAAATTACTGTCCAGCTGGCAGCCAGGCAAGTCAATAAAGTATGCTTTTGTAGCCTGGTTGATCTTTCTTCCTGGTCTCAAGTGGGTGTTATCAGTGATCCCTTACAAATATGATTCACGACCTGTTGCACAGGCAATAGCTGCTAAATTTAACCCGCCACCGGCTGAAATTAATTTTGTTGATATCAAGCCTTTCTGGGGATTGAGTTTTTACCTTAAAGCTGAAGTTGAACGAATAAATCTGGATAGAAAACAATCGGCACACAAAGGTGAAGATAGTCTTGAGCAAGAATTGGCCTCAGAAGATGTGCCTATGTTGCTAATAGCCAGGAAAGATCAGAAAGAAATAATTTTGACAAGGTTACACGATATTGGTTATGCAGATTTAAATAGCTGGCAGCAAGGTGATTGGTTATATATAACACCGAACTCAAGACTTGACTGGAAATTAACAGTTAAGGACTGA
- a CDS encoding acid shock protein: MKNIVQQPGREIGWGLFNNSLDDVFEGFYRPYSANPGDVTGGSLVPAIDLHENDNSYTVRAEIPGVKKEDIDVTMNDGVLTINAETRYENEEKEDDGRVLRQERRYGKYVRSIRLGKDVDESHVKARYKDGVLELELPKVEEVKPKKISIDVN; the protein is encoded by the coding sequence ATGAAAAATATCGTACAACAGCCTGGTCGTGAAATCGGTTGGGGTCTTTTTAATAATAGCCTGGATGATGTGTTTGAAGGTTTCTACAGGCCGTACTCAGCAAATCCGGGTGATGTAACAGGTGGCAGTCTGGTTCCGGCCATTGATCTGCATGAAAATGACAATAGCTATACGGTCAGAGCAGAGATACCCGGAGTAAAGAAAGAAGATATCGATGTCACTATGAATGACGGAGTGTTGACTATTAATGCTGAGACCCGATATGAAAATGAAGAGAAGGAAGATGATGGTCGTGTACTTCGACAGGAACGTCGTTATGGTAAATATGTTAGAAGCATTCGGCTTGGCAAAGATGTAGATGAAAGCCATGTCAAGGCAAGATACAAGGATGGTGTTCTTGAACTTGAGCTTCCAAAAGTTGAAGAAGTTAAACCGAAGAAGATCTCTATCGATGTAAATTAG
- the copZ gene encoding copper chaperone CopZ: protein MKKKIIAGLFGLILMQAAFAAGTHYEMRVDGLACPFCAYGIEKKLKAVDGVSDIKVDLNKGLVSVNMAEGKELSEEQMKKLFKDAGFTYRSMKKSPL, encoded by the coding sequence ATGAAAAAGAAAATCATTGCAGGACTCTTCGGCCTAATACTCATGCAGGCCGCCTTTGCTGCAGGTACCCATTATGAGATGCGGGTAGATGGACTGGCCTGTCCTTTCTGCGCCTATGGCATCGAGAAAAAACTGAAGGCCGTCGATGGTGTTAGTGACATCAAAGTGGATCTCAACAAAGGTCTGGTCAGTGTAAATATGGCTGAAGGCAAAGAGCTGTCCGAAGAACAAATGAAAAAACTGTTTAAGGACGCCGGTTTCACCTATCGCAGCATGAAAAAGTCCCCTCTTTAA
- the cadA gene encoding putative cadmium-transporting ATPase gives MSCSDSNENFTGPWWRFPPLRNALIAGLIALPAWILALTGLIDSTFENMLYWIAIPIGAWFWVQEGIETLYEEHEIGISILMIAATTGAGILGMWEEAAALVVLYSAAEGVEEFAFARTRTAIRALLDLAPKEARVIRNDEELLIPAEELKVGDLFIVRPGESLPTDGKIVSGTSSLDESPVTGESVPVDKGPGMKVFAASINGQGALSIEANKTFADNTLSRIIKLVEEAQDQKGRAQQWMEKFGRRYSPAVLLASALMVLIPWLASADMLFWAERAVVLLVAAAPCALIISLPITMAAGIAGAGKHGILIKGGAHLEHLGIIDIIAFDKTGTLTYGKPRVTDLISSDDKNNSNLIALAYGMERNSEHPLAHAIRNYGNDRGIAPVKVSGFSALTGSGIQADWNGTTWYMGKPDLFLEMGQDISQFEDQISSLQNEGKTVVLVGSKTELQGLIAMQDILRDNVAQAIQSLHKQGIRTVMLTGDNIRTAKRIAEQVGVDDVRADLRPEDKVDAIRKLLTQGKVLMIGDGVNDAPALATATCGVAMGAAGTDAAIESADVVLMADDLNKLVEVMQLGRKARKVSRQNIIFSITVLALLIPLGVTGMISIAFTVLVHEASELLAVANGLRAGKITGKIENT, from the coding sequence ATGTCCTGTTCTGATTCTAACGAGAATTTCACTGGCCCCTGGTGGCGCTTCCCCCCTCTACGCAATGCCCTGATTGCAGGTCTGATCGCCCTGCCTGCATGGATACTCGCTCTTACAGGTCTCATTGATTCAACTTTCGAGAACATGCTCTACTGGATCGCCATTCCGATCGGTGCATGGTTCTGGGTACAGGAAGGTATTGAGACACTTTATGAAGAGCATGAAATCGGTATTTCCATCTTGATGATAGCGGCCACGACTGGCGCAGGGATCTTGGGCATGTGGGAAGAAGCAGCCGCTCTGGTCGTGCTGTATAGTGCTGCAGAAGGTGTTGAGGAATTTGCTTTTGCCCGAACACGCACGGCTATACGCGCCTTGCTGGACCTTGCACCAAAGGAAGCCAGGGTCATTCGAAATGATGAAGAACTGCTTATTCCGGCAGAAGAATTGAAAGTCGGCGACCTTTTTATTGTACGACCCGGTGAGTCGTTGCCAACAGACGGGAAAATAGTCAGCGGCACATCAAGTCTCGACGAATCACCTGTCACCGGCGAGTCTGTGCCTGTGGACAAAGGACCAGGAATGAAAGTCTTTGCTGCCAGCATAAACGGTCAGGGCGCACTAAGCATTGAGGCAAACAAAACCTTTGCGGATAACACCCTGTCACGCATCATCAAACTGGTTGAAGAAGCACAGGATCAGAAAGGTAGAGCTCAGCAGTGGATGGAAAAGTTCGGTCGGCGCTACAGTCCTGCCGTGCTTCTGGCATCTGCACTGATGGTATTGATACCCTGGCTCGCCTCCGCAGACATGCTCTTCTGGGCTGAGCGCGCCGTAGTCCTTCTGGTAGCCGCAGCTCCCTGTGCACTGATCATATCACTGCCAATCACCATGGCTGCAGGAATTGCCGGAGCTGGCAAACATGGGATTTTGATTAAGGGCGGCGCTCACCTGGAACATCTCGGTATTATCGATATTATTGCCTTCGACAAGACCGGCACCCTCACCTATGGCAAACCACGGGTAACGGATCTCATCAGCAGTGACGACAAGAATAATTCAAACCTAATCGCTCTGGCATACGGTATGGAACGCAATTCCGAACACCCACTGGCTCATGCTATCCGTAATTATGGCAATGACAGGGGAATAGCTCCTGTGAAAGTATCCGGCTTCTCGGCACTGACGGGATCGGGGATACAGGCGGACTGGAACGGCACGACCTGGTATATGGGAAAACCCGACCTGTTTCTCGAGATGGGACAGGATATCAGCCAGTTTGAAGATCAAATCAGCAGTCTTCAGAATGAAGGAAAAACTGTCGTACTGGTTGGATCAAAAACCGAACTTCAGGGTCTTATCGCCATGCAGGATATCTTGCGTGATAATGTTGCACAAGCCATACAGTCACTGCATAAGCAGGGTATCCGCACAGTCATGCTGACAGGTGATAACATCAGAACAGCAAAGAGAATTGCCGAGCAGGTTGGCGTCGACGATGTACGGGCTGATCTGAGGCCCGAAGACAAGGTCGATGCGATCAGGAAATTACTTACCCAGGGTAAGGTTCTAATGATTGGAGATGGCGTCAACGATGCCCCTGCCCTGGCTACAGCCACCTGTGGCGTCGCCATGGGTGCTGCTGGCACGGATGCCGCTATCGAGTCTGCCGATGTTGTGCTGATGGCAGATGACCTGAACAAACTTGTTGAAGTCATGCAGCTTGGCCGTAAAGCAAGGAAGGTCAGCAGGCAGAATATCATTTTTTCTATTACTGTTCTTGCCTTACTTATCCCGCTTGGCGTGACAGGCATGATCAGCATAGCCTTCACGGTGCTGGTCCATGAAGCGAGCGAGTTGCTTGCCGTTGCAAATGGCCTGCGTGCCGGAAAGATAACAGGGAAAATAGAAAACACCTGA
- a CDS encoding heavy-metal-associated domain protein, translating to MKRILILLLPLIIWSTSAWSKEYQYEADVKGMVCAFCAYSVGKNINKLPGIVKESVDVSLKKGEVRFRSTSRVTQKTLEPLFTKSGFTISGLTETEVKTASNTSRKATPTLELNFPGTDTDKFEPVIKAIGNIAAAAPSRLVIEAPQSLEMEILEPLLLGRQQVIKVEFVPVEQKSIRLRFFEEASKD from the coding sequence ATGAAACGCATTTTAATTCTGTTACTACCACTGATTATCTGGAGTACATCCGCATGGAGCAAGGAATACCAGTATGAGGCCGATGTCAAAGGCATGGTCTGTGCCTTTTGCGCCTACAGTGTTGGAAAAAATATCAACAAGCTGCCGGGTATTGTAAAAGAATCGGTCGATGTTAGCCTGAAAAAAGGTGAGGTAAGATTTCGCTCCACCAGCCGGGTAACACAAAAGACGCTCGAGCCCCTATTTACCAAATCCGGTTTCACTATCAGCGGCCTGACCGAAACTGAGGTAAAGACAGCCAGCAATACGTCAAGGAAAGCAACACCGACGCTAGAACTCAATTTTCCAGGCACTGATACCGATAAGTTCGAACCCGTGATAAAGGCCATTGGTAATATCGCTGCAGCGGCGCCATCGCGCCTGGTGATAGAGGCACCACAGTCACTTGAAATGGAAATACTCGAACCGCTGTTACTGGGCCGTCAGCAGGTCATCAAGGTGGAATTTGTACCCGTCGAACAGAAATCAATTCGCTTACGTTTTTTTGAAGAGGCAAGTAAAGACTAA